A stretch of the Aspergillus puulaauensis MK2 DNA, chromosome 6, nearly complete sequence genome encodes the following:
- a CDS encoding uncharacterized protein (COG:S;~EggNog:ENOG410PM2P;~InterPro:IPR036864,IPR001138;~PFAM:PF00172;~go_function: GO:0000981 - DNA-binding transcription factor activity, RNA polymerase II-specific [Evidence IEA];~go_function: GO:0008270 - zinc ion binding [Evidence IEA];~go_process: GO:0006355 - regulation of transcription, DNA-templated [Evidence IEA]): MNGNRISRRAAAYPRKRAVTACENCRARKVKCDNQRPVCSGCSRTGGMCSYDTRSDHSSFDPASLLILDKLNQILENINSHANTPLSTLSIPSLCDPSNAATELLPAPTNARPEGPSPSTTAYGHLNVAQDRDWQRPSSFSSADSVLLWPIFGGRYAVGHLAKELFIKDYLASQQSVESPDEGPPYDKPYKHFVDETEIPELIDRFFCCVHTKNPILDIPSMQRYTKGIVENGVGWDAPTALVLLACALGAIASPLTLTAEVSHSGHETSQEASKHSRIVSQAYYHAACKRLGLLKSSIIACQCHLLSGIYLMYLLQPLQAWERFRQASSTYAIYLRGQAAYENTRGGDRHLSSSSDGHLEQSIYWTCFKSECEFRVELNIPESHLSALGDPYMFPSPPTPSSPRASRRGSTYDQDEEQSWFYYLSEIALRRIENRILRFFYYDDNGSWDHSDIRSMVAIVGNIEVELQNWKLSLPEPIRYEGIPDNEVDELRRLTEARYSFMLHLLYRPFFYYAIHNHDRVPEIDDIVDPIIRKAMACGLDSMRLNNPQVMKHRHHGSWFECRAATSWAIVLIAVQKSGLMSKIYPPSTTDEELGITAASQMCLTRLRYWEGESPDVAKARGVIETLLQDSVCSKPLR; this comes from the exons ATGAACGGAAATCGTATCAGCCGGCGGGCAGCAGCTTACCCCCGGAAGCGCGCTGTGACGGCATGCGAGAATTGTAGAGCACGAAAGGTCAAATGCGATAATCAACGCCCTGTGTGTTCAGGGTGCTCCAGGACGGGGGGAATGTGCTCATATGACACGCGGTCTGATCATTCATC GTTCGACCCCGCGAGCCTTCTGATCCTGGACAAGCTCAATCAGATCCTGGAGAACATTAACAGCCACGCCAATACTCCACTTAGCACGTTGTCAATTCCAAGCCTATGTGATCCATCAAACGCCGCGACAGAACTTTTGCCGGCGCCCACTAACGCACGTCCCGAAGGGCcctcgccatcaacaacagcttATGGTCACCTAAATGTGGCGCAGGATAGGGACTGGCAAAgaccctcttccttctcatcagCTGACTCGGTACTTTTGTGGCCGATTTTTGGTGGTCGGTATGCTGTCGGCCATCTCGCGAAGGAGCTATTCATCAAAGATTACTTGGCTTCCCAGCAGTCAGTTGAATCTCCGGACGAGGGTCCGCCGTACGACAAGCCCTACAAGCATTTCGTTGATGAAACTGAAATCCCAGAACTTATTGACCGGTTTTTTTGCTGCGTCCATACCAAGAACCCGATCCTCGACATACCATCGATGCAACGCTATACAAAGGGCATTGTGGAGAATGGGGTTGGTTGGGATGCACCTACAGCCTTAGTG CTTCTGGCGTGCGCCTTGGGTGCGATAGCTAGCCCGCTCACTCTCACGGCAGAGGTATCACATTCGGGACATGAAACGTCACAAGAAGCCTCAAAGCATTCCCGGATAGTCTCCCAGGCATACTATCACGCAGCCTGTAAGAGACTGGGGCTGCTAAAAAGCAGTATCATTGCTTGCCAATGCCATCTGCTCTCCGGGATCTACCTAATGTACCTGCTGCAGCCACTACAGGCCTGGGAACGGTTCCGACAGGCCTCATCTACCTATGCAATATATCTCAGAGGGCAGGCTGCATATGAGAACACTCGAGGCGGGGATCGTCACCTTTCCAGCAGTTCTGATGGTCACCTCGAACAAAGTATCTACTGGACATGCTTCAAATCAGAATG TGAGTTTCGCGTCGAGTTGAATATCCCTGAATCCCATCTTTCTGCCTTGGGGGACCCATATATGTTTCCATCGCCGCCCACCCCTTCAAGTCCACGAGCCTCTCGACGTG GGTCTACGTATGACCAAGATGAAGAGCAATCATGGTTCTATTACCTGAGTGAGATTGCTCTCCGACGTATCGAGAACAGAATTCTGCGATTCTTCTACTACGACGACAACGGCAGCTGGGATCATTCAGATATACGCAGTATGGTGGCTATAGTAGGAAATATCGAAGTTGAGCTTCAGAACTG GAAGCTCTCCCTCCCAGAGCCAATACGGTATGAAGGAATCCCCGATAATGAGGTCGATGAACTGAGGCGTCTCACCGAGGCACGATATTCGTTCATGCTCCATCTCCTCTACCGACCGTTCTTCTACTACGCGATTCACAACCATGACCGGGTCCCTGAAATCGACGACATTGTCGATCCAATTATccgcaaggccatggccTGCGGTCTCGACTCAATGCGCCTCAACAATCCCCAAGTGATGAAACATCGACACCATGGGAGCTGGTTTGAATGCAGAGCGGCGACCTCTTGGGCAATTGTTCTTATAGCCGTGCAGAAAAGCGGACTCATGTCGAAGATCTACCCCCCGTCTACCACAGACGAGGAACTAGGAATCACGGCGGCTTCCCAGATGTGTTTGACGAGATTGAGATACTGGGAAGGTGAAAGTCCTGACGTGGCTAAGGCCAGGGGAGTCATTGAGACATTACTGCAGGATTCAGTCTGTTCGAAGCCATTGCGTTAA
- a CDS encoding putative quinol monooxygenase (InterPro:IPR011008,IPR007138;~PFAM:PF03992), producing the protein MSEEVNVVVIHYPKPERIQEFRDLVLRVKNTFKHSPGTIGQHAFEVKNAEGGPEIVVTERYKDHASLEKVVSSDEFKEISKLVIELVRQPPRAITGTPLPGVEESRT; encoded by the exons ATGTCTGAAGAAGTCAACGTTGTTGTTATTCATTACCCGAAGCCGGAAAGGATACAGGAG TTCCGAGACCTGGTCCTCCGCGTTAAGAATACATTCAAACACTCCCCGGGCACGATTGGACAGCACGCTTTCGAAGTCAAGAATGCGGAGGGCGGCCCTGAGATTGTTGTTACTGAAAG ATACAAAGACCACGCGTCACTAGAGAAAGTCGTCTCCTCTGATGAGTTTAAGGAAATCAGCAAGCTAGTTATAGAGCTGGTTAGGCAGCCTCCTCGGGCTATTACTGGAACTCCACTGCCAGGGGTTGAGGAGAGTCGCACTTAG
- a CDS encoding uncharacterized protein (COG:E;~EggNog:ENOG410Q2VC;~InterPro:IPR004841;~PFAM:PF13520,PF00324;~TransMembrane:13 (o6-27i64-85o91-118i130-151o171-193i205-223o253-275i295-313o333-360i392-410o422-443i469-491o497-516i);~go_component: GO:0016020 - membrane [Evidence IEA];~go_process: GO:0055085 - transmembrane transport [Evidence IEA]), with translation MWSLAYYATTFDAIFYTTFSLLVAMTLEKKDSGLARTASAGVASVDMLDNGSVKRELKPRHSQMIALGGCVGTGLFVGTGASLALGGPALLLIAFIVLSFLVYIIVTAVVEVVAYLPVGGASMSYYGTRYVSKSLGFAMGWLYVYSLGILVPYEITAGALVIDYWDSPVNVAVWITIFMVFIIGLNFLPVSYYGESEFWFSTIKVLTIVGLLILSFVLFWGGGPNQDGILGFHYWKDPGAIHTYLVDGDKGRFVAFVQTLVLSAFPYTFSPELLIATSGEMRNPQKDLHKAANRFILRLLVFYIGTVVAIGVICPSDAEDLSSGGTNAKSSAFVVGIKTAGIHSLGSVVNASILTIAWSAGNAYLYMSSRALYALAISGQAPRIFLRCTKRGVPYAAVMACSLFGLLAYLNCASSSSTVFTWFVTITNTSAFISWICCCIVYLRFRAAYNRQDSEDRPELPYHSWTQPYGAWFGLFFFTVLMLVNGFTVFFPGQLSPSSFFTAYIGMPAFVVIYLGHKLIRGRKDPLWLSAEEIDIREGLESIQY, from the exons ATGTGGTCCCTAGCTTACTACGCCACCACCTTTGATGCGATCTTTTATACGA CCTTCAGTTTACTTGTTGCCATGACATTAGAGAAAAAAGACAGCGGCCTTGCCCGAACGGCGAGCGCCGGCGTTGCGTCCGTCGATATGCTAGACAATGGCTCTGTCAAGCGTGAATTGAAGCCTCGTCACTCGCAGATGATAGCCCTGGGAGGCTGCGTTG GAACTGGTCTTTTCGTCGGCACTGGCGCCTCGCTGGCTTTAGGTGGACCAGCCCTCCTGCTGATTGCGTTCATCGTCTTGAGCTTCCTTGTCTATATCATCGTCACAGCTGTTGTCGAGGTCGTGGCCTATCTTCCGGTCGGTGGCGCCTCCATGTCGTACTACGGCACTCGCTATGTCTCCAAGAGCCTGGGGTTTGCCATGGGCTGGCTCTACGTTTACTCCTTGGGCATCCTGGTTCCATATGAAATCACGGCTGGTGCTTTGGTCATTGACTACTGGGATAG TCCCGTCAACGTGGCTGTCTGGATCACCATCTTCAtggtcttcatcatcggcctgAACTTCCTGCCCGTGAGCTACTACGGCGAGTCCGAGTTCTGGTTCTCGACTATCAAGGTCCTGACGATTGTCGGTCTTTTGATCCTCTCCTTCGTGCTGTTCTGGGGTGGAGGCCCTAATCAGGACGGCATCCTCGGTTTCCACTACTGGAAGGACCCCGGCGCTATACACACCTATCTGGTAGACGGCGACAAAGGCAGATTCGTCGCATTCGTCCAAACTCTCGTCCTCAGCGCCTTCCCCTACACCTTCAGCCCAGAGCTCCTCATCGCAACCAGCGGCGAGATGCGCAACCCCCAGAAAGACCTGCACAAAGCCGCCAACCGCTTCATCCTCCGCCTGCTCGTCTTCTACATCGGCACCGTCGTCGCCATCGGCGTCATCTGCCCCTCAGACGCCGAAGACctcagcagcggcggcacaAATGCAAAGTCCTCCGCGTTCGTCGTCGGCATCAAAACCGCCGGCATCCACAGCCTCGGCAGCGTCGTCAACGCctccatcctcaccatcgcctGGTCCGCCGGCAACGCATACCTGTACATGAGCTCGCGCGCCCTCtacgccctcgccatctccgGGCAGGCACCCAGGATCTTCCTCCGCTGCACCAAGCGCGGTGTCCCCTACGCCGCCGTCATGGCGTGCAGTCTGTTCGGCCTCCTCGCGTACCTTAACTGCGCAAGCAGCAGCTCCACTGTCTTCACCTGGTTCGTGACAATCACCAACACCTCGGCCTTTATCTCGTggatctgctgctgcatcgtGTATCTGCGGTTCCGGGCTGCGTATAACCGGCAGGATTCGGAAGACCGTCCTGAGCTGCCGTACCACAGCTGGACGCAGCCGTACGGGGCCTGGTTCGGCTTGTTCTTTTTTACGGTACTGATGCTGGTTAACGGTTTTACCGTCTTCTTTCCTGGGCAGCTGTCGCCGTCGAGCTTCTTTACGGCGTATATAGGGATGCCGGCGTTTGTGGTGATTTATCTCGGGCATAAGCTCATCAGAGGGAGGAAGGATCCGCTGTGGCTTTCAGCTGAAGAGATTGATATTCGCGAAGGGCTGGAGAGTATCCAGTATTAA
- a CDS encoding M24 family metallopeptidase (COG:E;~EggNog:ENOG410PW4R;~InterPro:IPR000994,IPR000587,IPR029149,IPR036005;~MEROPS:MER0002038;~PFAM:PF01321,PF00557;~go_function: GO:0016787 - hydrolase activity [Evidence IEA]), giving the protein MTKKPQPFTKALHFSEKEFAERRQKALELIKREKLDGFLITKQETLYYLTGYDTFGYVFFQAMYFHNDGSMKLITRMPDLRQALYTSVLKYDDILIRPDDVGSNPVSLVPVVLKEFGITSPSQRIGFEPNSATLTLEIGKLLEESVSGLCTLVNHSNLFTRELRIIKSPSELRKIRKAAYLADFSLVRALKVAKPGAYEGDLWRELMGTVYEGGGDDPANENILVSGNKAVLTRYSTGRSRIDRQVTLEHAAVYKHYHACLMRTVHIGGVTQLARRMFSVNILQMEAAMAALKPGREIGDVFEAYARVADENGFKDQRFNACGYSLGATFSPTWMDYPMFVRGQNVVARPGMVFFIHIILMDKATDTASSIGQTVEVTQDGCVSLSKLPFHITRKQTLAAWKKIRKEDYGFTKEEEDDGENLRDVELSDGDVDAEDYDVEYDFSDYQPSAPPGDAQ; this is encoded by the coding sequence ATGACCAAGAAGCCCCAACCGTTCACAAAGGCGCTGCACTTCTCCGAAAAGGAGTTCGCAGAGCGTCGCCAAAAGGCCCTCGAGCTTATCAAGCGCGAGAAGCTCGATGGATTCCTGATCACCAAGCAAGAAACGCTCTACTATCTCACCGGCTACGACACGTTCGGCTATGTCTTCTTCCAGGCGATGTACTTCCACAACGACGGCTCCATGAAGCTGATCACCCGCATGCCGGACCTGCGTCAGGCCCTCTACACCTCCGTGTTGAAATACGATGACATCCTGATCCGACCAGACGACGTAGGCAGCAACCCCGTATCCCTGGTCCCCGTCGTCCTGAAAGAATTCGGCAtcacctcgccctcccagCGCATTGGCTTCGAGCCCAACTCGGCAACCCTAACTCTCGAAATCGGCAAGCTGCTCGAGGAGTCTGTCTCAGGCCTCTGCACCCTCGTCAACCACAGCAACCTCTTCACGCGCGAGCTGCGCATTATAAAATCCCCCAGCGAGCTGCGCAAGATCCGCAAGGCCGCCTACCTAGCCGACTTCTCGCTAGTCCGCGCCCTCAAAGTCGCCAAACCAGGCGCCTACGAAGGCGATCTCTGGCGCGAGCTCATGGGCACCGTCTACgaaggcggcggcgacgacccTGCAAACGAGAATATCCTGGTCTCAGGAAATAAAGCAGTTCTGACCCGCTACTCGACCGGACGCTCCAGGATCGACCGCCAGGTTACCCTCGAGCACGCGGCCGTCTACAAGCACTACCACGCATGCCTGATGCGCACGGTGCACATCGGCGGCGTCACGCAGCTCGCGCGGCGCATGTTCAGCGTCAACATCCTGCAAATGGAAGCCGCCATGGCAGCCCTCAAGCCGGGGCGTGAGATTGGAGACGTCTTTGAAGCATATGCGCGCGTCGCTGACGAAAACGGATTCAAGGACCAGCGCTTCAATGCGTGTGGATATAGTCTTGGTGCGACATTCTCGCCGACTTGGATGGATTACCCGATGTTTGTCCGGGGGCAGAATGTCGTCGCGCGGCCGGGgatggtcttcttcatccataTCATCCTGATGGATAAGGCGACTGACACAGCAAGCTCGATTGGGCAGACTGTGGAAGTGACGCAGGATGGGTGTGTCTCGCTGTCGAAGCTGCCGTTCCATATTACCCGGAAACAGACCCTCGCtgcgtggaagaagatccggAAGGAGGATTATGGGTTtaccaaggaggaggaggacgacggGGAGAATCTCAGGGACGTGGAACTCTcggatggcgatgttgatgctgaggatTATGATGTCGAGTATGACTTTAGTGACTATCAGCCTTCGGCGCCCCCGGGGGATGCGCAGTGA
- a CDS encoding uncharacterized protein (COG:E;~EggNog:ENOG410PTW8;~InterPro:IPR001261,IPR002933,IPR011650,IPR010182, IPR036264;~MEROPS:MER0003798;~PFAM:PF01546,PF07687;~go_function: GO:0016787 - hydrolase activity [Evidence IEA]), which translates to MSQSTQDVTIDDVVSLTQTLVQIDSSTPGSGTNTTGETAIAKYITAWLHHRSIETHWIEEIPNRPSVVGIVRGSGSGKSLMFNGHTDTVTLQGYTDDPLSGHIAPDGRLYGRGSADMKSGLAAAMVALARAKQLHLSGDVLLAAVADEECDSIGTEQVLAAGWRADAAIIAEPTEFAIINAHKGYVLLEVEVRGVAAHGSRADLGVDAICKAGYFLVELDRYATDLQGRSPTGERLDAPNVHAGVIKGGAEINSYPASCVVEIERRTIAGETDESVKQEVLDILSKLESTVPDFSFELRVTSYRPPFAIAKDHPFVNLVVEQAARTTGSAPPIKSETYWTDMALLDEVGIPGVIWGPKGSGLHSKEESVDVQSIRDLKDSFVAIMERFCQ; encoded by the coding sequence ATGTCTCAATCAACCCAAGATGTAACAATAGACGATGTCGTCTCCCTCACCCAAACCCTCGTCCAAATCGATTCCTCCACCCCAGGCTCCGGCACAAACACCACCGGCGAAACCGCCATCGCAAAGTACATAACCGCCTGGCTGCACCACCGCTCCATCGAAACCCACTGGATCGAAGAAATCCCTAATCGGCCGTCTGTGGTCGGAATTGTTCGCGGCTCCGGGTCAGGCAAGTCGCTCATGTTCAACGGCCACACCGACACCGTCACCCTACAAGGCTACACAGACGACCCCCTAAGCGGGCACATCGCCCCAGACGGCAGATTATACGGTCGCGGATCCGCAGATATGAAATCCGGTCTCGCGGCAGCAATGGTCGCACTCGCGCGCGCGAAACAACTCCACCTCTCCGGcgacgtcctcctcgccgccgtcgccgacGAAGAATGCGATAGTATCGGCACCGAACAggtccttgctgctgggtggcGCGCCGACGCAGCGATCATCGCCGAGCCGACGGAGTTCGCTATCATTAATGCGCACAAGGGGTACGTGTTGCTGGAGGTCGAGGTGCGTGGGGTTGCGGCGCATGGCTCGCGTGCGGATTTGGGTGTCGATGCGATTTGCAAGGCTGGGTATTTCCTGGTCGAGCTGGATCGGTATGCCACAGACTTGCAGGGGCGTTCGCCTACTGGGGAGAGGCTGGATGCGCCGAATGTGCATGCTGGGGTTATCAAGGGCGGTGCGGAGATTAATTCGTATCCGGCGTCTTGTGTCGTTGAGATTGAGCGCAGGACGATAGCGGGCGAGACGGATGAGTCTGTGAAACAAGAGGTACTGGATATATTGAGCAAGCTGGAGTCTACAGTCCCTGATTTCAGCTTCGAGCTGCGTGTGACTTCGTATCGGCCGCCGTTTGCTATTGCAAAGGACCATCCGTTTGTCAATCTGGTTGTTGAACAGGCTGCCAGGACTACGGGGAGTGCGCCGCCGATTAAGAGCGAGACGTACTGGACTGATATGGCCCTGCTGGATGAGGTGGGCATTCCGGGTGTCATTTGGGGGCCCAAGGGGAGTGGACTGCATTCAAAGGAGGAGTCTGTCGATGTGCAGTCGATTCGGGACCTGAAGGATTCGTTTGTGGCTATCATGGAGAGATTCTGTCAATAA
- a CDS encoding Zn(II)2Cys6 transcription factor (COG:S;~EggNog:ENOG410PXAX;~InterPro:IPR036864,IPR021858,IPR001138;~PFAM:PF00172,PF11951;~go_function: GO:0000981 - DNA-binding transcription factor activity, RNA polymerase II-specific [Evidence IEA];~go_function: GO:0008270 - zinc ion binding [Evidence IEA];~go_process: GO:0006355 - regulation of transcription, DNA-templated [Evidence IEA]), producing MSELVWDLGGRKSKPLKSISYTGCWTCRKRRIKCDERPGACRTCEQAKLTCAGYDVRLIWNAGPNTSRRRIRSGYKVACAPMTDDEVARALTTVEKSEITPAATTTVGPFSVFVAQPPEDTASIDNDSPVDSPNASPLFPESIDSRMQLSDCLDPNPIETPESPEQTPLRDDTVENIRTDLTGSPHSSSSSDTHEIPSAPEDVAVSHSPRWLGHTNSPPEDVDFILFEHNLASSMIEDTTASMLMHHYMQHVVHLMQPVSHSRNPWRTVYLPLALQGSSQLDVPRRFHSASVAVFHSVLSIAAVNLQSMRTEQEALKQLACHHKQRALVALQSALSTKSTPYKDIMTAILSLVSADIMDGGMSDHWIHLEAGIKLQASRHYSMLVSRETCLLNNICKMLHLFAQTTLPILTPKPWPGYDHVPRGADFYSLEPSIEFLYGITTSIAGAIFKIYRLSQYVAYYRDQSPRPEQEFPASLLQACEELADALGSYTITTESFSSISPTEAEGHMVDIARAQAKAFHNAALIYYYRSIQQCSRDCLYQEQRAVLDAMNEAEELKVKASTAGNTGPGSGASQAQSSFPAPITWPAFVASCEAVGEERQAWDGWWRRVQGYGMRNYGQQYETVCRIWERMEENESEDWREVLADLGVRILPV from the exons ATGTCAGAACTCGTCTGGGATCTGGGCGGACGGAAATCGAAGCCCCTCAAATCAATATCTTACACTGG CTGCTGGACATGTCGAAAACGCCGCATCAAATGCGATGAAAGACCCGGAGCATGCAGAACCTGCGAACAGGCAAAGCTGACCTGCGCGGGCTACGACGTGCGTCTGATTTGGAATGCAGGCCCGAATACAAGCAGGCGGCGCATCCGGTCTGGGT ATAAAGTTGCTTGCGCGCCAATGACAGACGATGAGGTCGCTCGCGCCTTGACAACTGTTGAGAAATCTGAGATCACaccggcggcgacgacgactgTTGGGCCTTTTTCGGTCTTTGTGGCTCAGCCTCCTGAAGATACTGCGAGTATAGACAATGATAGTCCAGTTGATTCACCTAATGCATCGCCCTTGTTTCCAGAGTCAATAGACTCCAGAATGCAGCTCAGCGATTGCCTGGACCCCAATCCGATAGAGACACCAGAGTCTCCAGAGCAAACACCACTACGTGACGATACTGTTGAAAACATCAGGACTGATCTTACCGGCTCACCCCattcgtcctcctcgtctgaTACTCACGAAATCCCTTCCGCTCCTGAAGATGTTGCTGTCTCGCATAGCCCGCGCTGGCTGGGGCATACCAATTCACCCCCAGAAGACGTCGACTTCATCTTATTTGAACATAATCTGGCTTCAAGCATGATTGAAGACACAACGGCTTCGATGTTGATGCATCACTACATGCAGCATGTCGTCCACCTGATGCAGCCGGTATCTCATTCAAGGAATCCCTGGAGGACTGTATACCTGCCGCTTGCTCTCCAGGGCTCGTCCCAGCTGGACGTCCCACGGCGCTTCCACTCGGCCAGTGTTGCTGTATTCCACAGTGTCCTATCTATAGCTGCAGTCAACCTACAGAGCATGCGAACCGAGCAAGAAGCTCTCAAACAGCTCGCCTGCCATCACAAACAGCGTGCCCTCGTCGCACTACAAAGCGCACTCTCAACCAAATCAACACCCTACAAAGATATCATGACCGCCATTCTCTCTCTTGTATCTGCAGAT ATAATGGACGGCGGCATGTCCGACCACTGGATCCACCTCGAAGCCGGCATAAAACTGCAAGCATCACGACACTACTCGATGCTGGTAAGCCGCGAAACCTGCCTCCTAAACAACATCTGCAAGATGCTGCATCTCTTCGCCCAGACCACCCTGCCCATCCTCACCCCCAAACCCTGGCCGGGGTACGACCACGTCCCGCGCGGGGCAGACTTCTACTCCCTGGAACCCAGCATCGAGTTCCTATACGGGATCACGACGTCCATCGCGGGCGCAATCTTCAAAATATACCGCCTCTCCCAGTACGTCGCGTACTACCGGGACCAGAGTCCGCGGCCGGAGCAGGAGTTCCCGGCGAGTCTGCTGCAGGCTTGTGAAGAGCTTGCTGATGCGCTGGGTTCGTATACGATAACGACGGAGTCGttctcctcgatctcgcctACGGAGGCGGAAGGGCATATGGTTGATATTGCACGGGCTCAGGCGAAAGCTTTTCACAATGCTGCGCTGATATACTATTATCGCTCTATTCAACAGTGTAGCCGTGACTGCCTGTATCAGGAGCAACGGGCTGTGCTGGATGCGATGAacgaggcggaggagttgaaggttAAGGCTTCTACTGCAGGTAATACTGGACCTGGATCTGGAGCTAGCCAGGCTCAAAGTTCATTTCCAGCACCGATTACATGGCCGGCGTTCGTGGCGTCTTGCGAGGCAGTAGGGGAGGAGAGGCAGGCGTGGGAtggctggtggaggagggtgcAGGGGTATGGGATGAGGAATTATGGACAGCAGTATGAGACTGTCTGTAGAATTTGGGAGAGAATGGAGGAGAACGAGAGTGAGGATTGGAGAGAGGTGCTGGCGGATCTGGGAGTGCGGATTCTTCCTGTTTGA